From one Streptomyces sp. CA-210063 genomic stretch:
- a CDS encoding helix-turn-helix transcriptional regulator, translated as MTTDTPGRLLQLLSLLQTPREWPGGELAGRLGVSRRTVRRDIDRLRELGYPVQATMGADGGYRLVAGKAMPPLVLDDEEAVAIAVGLRAGAGHAVEGVDEASVRALAKLEQVLPSRLRHRVSTLQAATTPLTSGDGATVTPETLTVMASAVAGQERLRFAYRSGDGTDSRRHCEPYRLVSTGRRWYLVAYDLDRADWRTFRVDRVEEPFATGARFTPRELPTGSAEEYLKQSMYRRQETYAFDVTFAAPVEFIAARLPRWFGTPEPVDEHSCRLRASVGDSMEWLAVRLAMVDCEFTVHEPPELVGYVRELGARLTRAAGGAEE; from the coding sequence ATGACCACCGACACCCCCGGCCGGCTCCTCCAACTCCTCTCCCTCCTCCAGACACCCCGCGAGTGGCCCGGTGGTGAGCTGGCCGGGCGGCTCGGGGTTTCGCGTCGTACCGTGCGGCGGGACATCGACCGGCTGCGGGAGCTGGGTTATCCGGTGCAGGCGACGATGGGGGCCGACGGCGGATATCGGCTGGTGGCCGGGAAGGCCATGCCCCCGCTCGTGCTGGACGACGAGGAGGCCGTGGCGATCGCGGTGGGGCTGCGGGCCGGGGCCGGGCACGCGGTGGAGGGGGTGGACGAGGCCTCCGTACGGGCGCTCGCCAAGCTCGAACAGGTGCTGCCGTCACGGCTGCGCCACCGGGTCTCCACACTGCAGGCCGCCACCACTCCCCTGACCAGCGGCGACGGGGCGACCGTCACGCCCGAGACGCTGACCGTGATGGCCTCGGCGGTGGCGGGTCAGGAGCGGTTGCGCTTCGCCTACCGTTCCGGGGACGGCACGGACTCGCGCCGCCACTGCGAGCCGTACCGGCTCGTTTCGACCGGCCGCCGCTGGTATCTCGTCGCGTACGACCTCGACCGCGCCGACTGGCGCACCTTCCGGGTCGACCGGGTCGAGGAGCCCTTCGCCACGGGCGCCCGGTTCACGCCGCGCGAGCTGCCGACGGGGAGCGCGGAGGAGTATCTGAAGCAGTCGATGTACCGGCGGCAGGAGACGTACGCGTTCGATGTCACCTTCGCCGCGCCCGTGGAGTTCATCGCGGCCCGGCTGCCCCGCTGGTTCGGTACGCCCGAACCCGTCGACGAGCACAGCTGCCGGCTGCGGGCGTCCGTCGGCGACTCCATGGAGTGGCTCGCGGTACGGCTCGCCATGGTCGACTGCGAGTTCACGGTGCACGAGCCACCGGAACTGGTCGGGTATGTACGGGAGTTGGGGGCACGGCTGACGCGGGCGGCGGGCGGCGCCGAAGAGTGA
- a CDS encoding MFS transporter, which translates to MTSTTSAPNGRGELRDQPQTTRGDATTATPTALDPALLGGADRGADRRRWIALAIVMTAAFMDLVDVTIVNIAIPSIQRSEHTTFSQIQWITAGYALAFAAGLVTGGRLGDIHGRRRIFLLGMGGFTLASALCGLAANPEMLVAARIAQGATAALMVPQVLSIVHATFPAHERGKVFGLFGAIVGLGAVSGPLLGALLIEWNPFGLEWRAIFLINLPVGVAGLILGRRFITESKAPHALKLDLVGVALVTGGLLMLLYPLTRGHETGWPLWGHISMAGSLVVFAALVAYERRKTARDGSPLIELSLFKVKSFAAGIAVQTVFGIALGVFFLVWTLYLQTGLGWSVLKAGLTGIPFSLAVSVAAGVSVQKLVPRFGRKVLQAGALLMAAGVLLYLAESERYGLALTPWQMALPLVVMGAGMGLIVAPLTDAILSGVPREHAGSASGLISTVQQMGNALGLGLVAVVFFGVMEDHLLPAEIGPAFVDAFEYALGWVAAVLLAIFLLMFALPGRASEADHEAAEAVESVDEAEREGQLVP; encoded by the coding sequence ATGACCTCGACCACGAGCGCCCCGAACGGGCGCGGGGAACTGCGCGACCAGCCACAAACGACCCGCGGTGACGCCACGACAGCCACCCCAACGGCGCTGGACCCAGCCCTCCTTGGCGGAGCCGACCGCGGAGCCGACCGCCGACGCTGGATCGCCCTCGCCATCGTCATGACCGCCGCCTTCATGGACCTCGTCGACGTCACCATCGTCAACATCGCCATCCCCTCCATCCAGCGAAGCGAACACACCACGTTCAGCCAGATCCAGTGGATCACCGCCGGCTACGCCCTCGCCTTCGCCGCAGGCCTCGTCACCGGCGGCCGACTCGGCGACATCCACGGCCGCAGGCGGATCTTCCTCCTCGGTATGGGCGGCTTCACCCTCGCCTCCGCGCTGTGCGGCCTCGCCGCGAACCCGGAGATGCTGGTGGCGGCGAGGATCGCGCAGGGCGCGACCGCCGCGCTGATGGTGCCGCAGGTGCTGTCGATCGTGCACGCGACCTTCCCGGCGCACGAACGGGGCAAGGTGTTCGGGCTGTTCGGCGCGATCGTGGGCCTCGGCGCGGTCTCCGGCCCGCTGCTCGGCGCCCTGCTCATCGAGTGGAACCCGTTCGGCCTCGAATGGCGGGCGATCTTCCTGATCAACCTCCCGGTCGGCGTCGCGGGCCTGATCCTGGGCCGCCGTTTCATCACCGAGTCGAAGGCCCCGCACGCCCTGAAGCTGGACCTCGTGGGCGTCGCCCTGGTCACCGGCGGTCTGCTGATGCTGCTCTACCCGCTCACCCGGGGCCATGAGACGGGCTGGCCGCTGTGGGGACACATCTCCATGGCCGGCTCGCTGGTCGTGTTCGCGGCGCTGGTGGCGTACGAGCGGCGCAAGACCGCGCGGGACGGCTCCCCGCTGATCGAACTGTCGCTGTTCAAGGTGAAGAGCTTCGCGGCGGGCATCGCCGTACAGACCGTCTTCGGCATCGCCCTCGGCGTCTTCTTCCTCGTCTGGACGCTCTATCTTCAGACAGGCCTCGGCTGGAGCGTCCTGAAGGCCGGCCTCACCGGCATCCCCTTCTCCCTCGCCGTCTCGGTCGCGGCCGGGGTGTCGGTCCAGAAGCTCGTCCCGCGCTTCGGCCGCAAGGTCCTCCAGGCGGGCGCGCTGCTGATGGCGGCCGGCGTGCTGCTGTACCTGGCGGAGTCCGAACGGTACGGCCTCGCCCTCACCCCCTGGCAGATGGCGCTCCCGCTGGTCGTGATGGGCGCGGGCATGGGGCTCATCGTCGCCCCGCTGACCGACGCGATCCTCTCCGGGGTCCCGCGTGAGCACGCGGGTTCCGCGTCCGGGCTGATCAGCACGGTCCAGCAGATGGGCAACGCGCTCGGCCTCGGCCTGGTCGCCGTCGTCTTCTTCGGCGTCATGGAGGACCACCTCCTCCCCGCCGAGATCGGCCCCGCCTTCGTGGACGCCTTCGAGTACGCGCTCGGCTGGGTGGCCGCCGTCCTGCTGGCGATCTTCCTCCTGATGTTCGCCCTGCCGGGGCGAGCCTCGGAGGCGGACCACGAGGCGGCCGAAGCCGTGGAATCGGTGGACGAGGCCGAGCGGGAGGGGCAGTTGGTGCCGTGA
- a CDS encoding sigma-70 family RNA polymerase sigma factor, protein MATRAVAARRSSSGRTDAARSVRASGGEIADRDLVGMYLDEIARTPLLDAAKEVELSQIIEAGVFAQQILDGEEEARADATREELQALVADSERAKDIFIRSNLRLVVAVARRYPRSGLPLLDLIQEGNAGLVRAVEKFDYRKGFKFSTYATWWIRQAITRSIADQSRTIRLPVHLVEELGRIRRVQREFNREHGRDPEPQEIATELGSNPDRVIDVLDWARDPVSLNMSVDDDGDTQFGDLLEDTSAVSPEQSVLTLLRSEELDSLIGRLDQRTASIIKMRYGIEDGRERTLTEVGKEHGLTRERIRQIEKHALLELKKLARDTGFDAAA, encoded by the coding sequence ATGGCAACCCGTGCCGTCGCCGCTCGTCGTTCGTCCTCTGGCCGGACCGACGCGGCTCGCAGCGTTCGCGCCTCTGGCGGCGAGATCGCCGACCGCGACCTGGTCGGCATGTATCTCGACGAGATAGCGCGTACGCCGCTGCTCGACGCCGCCAAGGAAGTCGAGCTGTCCCAGATCATCGAGGCGGGTGTGTTCGCGCAGCAGATCCTCGACGGCGAGGAGGAGGCCAGGGCGGACGCCACCCGCGAGGAGCTTCAGGCCCTCGTCGCCGACAGCGAGCGGGCCAAGGACATCTTCATACGGTCGAACCTGCGGCTCGTCGTGGCCGTCGCCCGGCGCTACCCCCGCAGCGGCCTGCCCCTGCTGGACCTCATCCAGGAGGGCAACGCCGGCCTGGTCCGCGCGGTCGAGAAGTTCGACTACCGCAAGGGCTTCAAGTTCTCCACGTACGCCACCTGGTGGATCCGTCAGGCCATCACCCGTTCGATAGCCGACCAGTCGCGCACCATCCGGCTGCCCGTCCACCTGGTCGAGGAGCTGGGCCGGATCCGCCGCGTCCAGCGCGAGTTCAACCGTGAACACGGGCGCGACCCCGAGCCCCAGGAGATCGCCACCGAGCTCGGCTCCAACCCGGACCGCGTCATCGACGTCCTGGACTGGGCCCGCGACCCGGTCTCGCTGAACATGTCGGTGGACGACGACGGCGACACCCAGTTCGGTGACCTGCTGGAGGACACCTCCGCGGTCTCGCCCGAGCAGTCCGTGCTCACGCTGCTGCGCAGCGAGGAGCTGGACAGCCTGATCGGACGCCTCGACCAGCGCACCGCCTCCATCATCAAGATGCGGTACGGCATCGAGGACGGCCGCGAGCGCACCCTCACGGAGGTCGGCAAGGAGCATGGACTCACCCGCGAGCGCATCCGCCAGATCGAGAAGCACGCCCTGCTCGAACTGAAGAAGCTCGCCCGCGACACGGGCTTCGACGCGGCAGCCTGA
- a CDS encoding L,D-transpeptidase — MTRPKIAVRRATVACAVLVVGALTLTGCGGDAQADNKGGGKGTSTQDTSARITISAKDGATDASINATGVKVSGGKLTEVTMTAAEGGAVVAGEMAADGRSWKPKEQLERGTKYRISATAKNAEGKTSAANSIFTTVSTANSFIGTYTPDNGTTVGAGMPVSFTFDKAITDQKAVQSHITVTSSSGQEVVGHWFGAQRLDFRPEEYWKAGSKVTMKIDLDGVEGANGVYGVQDKTVTFTVGRSQVSTVDVNTQTMTVVRDGKTIKTVPISAGSAQNPTYNGQMVISEKFTQTRMNGSTVGFGGEYDIPDVPHAMRLTTSGTFVHGNYWYSRSNPPFGRQGTSHGCVGLADAQGAQGDTLGKWFFDNSLIGDVVVVKNSPDDTVAPDNGLNGWNMSWSEWTAGSAI, encoded by the coding sequence GTGACGAGGCCGAAGATTGCTGTGCGGCGTGCGACGGTGGCCTGTGCTGTGCTGGTGGTCGGTGCGCTGACCCTCACCGGCTGCGGCGGGGACGCCCAGGCCGACAACAAGGGGGGCGGCAAGGGGACGTCGACGCAGGACACGTCGGCGCGGATCACGATCTCGGCGAAGGACGGTGCGACGGACGCGTCCATCAACGCGACCGGAGTGAAGGTCAGCGGGGGCAAGCTGACCGAGGTGACGATGACCGCGGCGGAGGGCGGCGCGGTCGTGGCGGGTGAGATGGCGGCGGACGGGCGGTCCTGGAAGCCGAAGGAGCAGTTGGAGCGCGGGACGAAGTACCGGATCTCCGCGACCGCGAAGAACGCCGAGGGGAAGACGTCGGCGGCCAATTCCATCTTCACGACCGTGTCGACGGCGAACAGCTTCATCGGGACGTACACGCCGGACAACGGCACGACGGTCGGGGCCGGGATGCCGGTGTCGTTCACCTTCGACAAGGCGATCACGGACCAGAAGGCCGTGCAGTCGCACATCACGGTGACGTCGAGCAGCGGGCAGGAGGTGGTGGGGCACTGGTTCGGGGCGCAGCGGCTCGACTTCCGGCCGGAGGAGTACTGGAAGGCCGGGTCCAAGGTCACGATGAAGATCGATCTGGACGGTGTGGAGGGCGCGAACGGCGTCTACGGCGTGCAGGACAAGACCGTCACCTTCACGGTCGGCCGCTCCCAGGTCTCCACGGTCGACGTCAACACGCAGACCATGACGGTCGTACGGGACGGGAAGACGATCAAGACGGTGCCTATTTCGGCGGGCAGCGCGCAGAACCCGACGTACAACGGTCAGATGGTGATCTCGGAGAAGTTCACGCAGACGCGGATGAACGGTTCGACGGTCGGGTTCGGCGGGGAGTACGACATCCCGGATGTTCCGCACGCGATGCGGCTGACGACCTCGGGCACGTTCGTCCACGGCAACTACTGGTACAGCAGGTCCAACCCGCCGTTCGGACGGCAGGGCACCAGCCACGGCTGTGTGGGCCTCGCGGATGCCCAGGGGGCACAGGGCGACACGCTCGGCAAGTGGTTCTTCGACAACTCGCTGATCGGTGACGTCGTGGTCGTCAAGAATTCCCCGGACGACACGGTCGCGCCGGACAACGGCCTCAATGGCTGGAACATGTCGTGGAGTGAGTGGACGGCGGGGAGCGCCATCTGA
- a CDS encoding P1 family peptidase: MAVDALTDVPGLRVGHATRTGEGWLTGTTVVLAPEGGAVAAVDVRGGGPGTKETDALDPRNLVQKVEALVLTGGSAYGLDSASGVMAWLEERGRGVRVGRDPAHVVPVVPAACVFDLGRGGDFRARPDAATGREAVEAAAASGLGARVAEGCVGAGTGSTVGLLKGGIGTASTVLGSGITVAALVVANAAGSAMDPETGVLYGELLSQGRTAYPAPEVHEVARRRLAEAAAKSPPPPLNTTLAVVATDADLTRSQAQKLAGTAHDGIARAVRPVHLLNDGDTVFTLATGARPLPPEAGPLALNELLAAGADLVTRAIVRAVRAAESVDGPGGVWPSYGELYGRG, translated from the coding sequence ATGGCGGTTGACGCTCTGACCGATGTCCCCGGTCTGCGGGTCGGCCACGCCACCCGGACCGGCGAGGGCTGGCTCACGGGTACGACGGTCGTGCTGGCTCCGGAGGGCGGCGCGGTCGCGGCCGTGGATGTGCGCGGGGGCGGGCCCGGCACCAAGGAGACGGACGCGCTCGACCCGCGGAACCTGGTGCAGAAGGTCGAGGCGCTGGTGCTGACCGGCGGCAGCGCGTACGGGCTGGACTCGGCGTCGGGCGTGATGGCCTGGCTGGAGGAGCGCGGACGCGGTGTGCGGGTCGGCCGCGATCCGGCGCACGTGGTGCCGGTCGTCCCGGCCGCCTGCGTCTTCGACCTGGGCCGGGGCGGGGACTTCAGGGCCAGACCGGACGCGGCCACCGGCCGGGAAGCGGTCGAGGCCGCCGCCGCGAGCGGGCTCGGTGCCCGGGTGGCGGAGGGATGCGTGGGTGCGGGGACGGGGTCGACGGTCGGGCTGCTCAAGGGCGGCATCGGCACCGCGAGCACGGTGCTGGGCTCGGGGATCACGGTGGCCGCGCTGGTCGTGGCCAACGCGGCGGGCTCGGCGATGGATCCGGAGACGGGGGTGCTGTACGGGGAGTTGTTGTCGCAGGGGCGTACGGCGTATCCGGCACCGGAGGTCCATGAGGTCGCTCGCCGACGGCTCGCCGAGGCCGCCGCGAAGAGCCCGCCTCCCCCGCTGAACACCACGCTGGCCGTCGTGGCCACCGACGCCGATCTGACCCGCTCCCAGGCCCAGAAGCTGGCCGGCACGGCGCACGACGGGATCGCCCGCGCCGTACGCCCCGTGCATCTGCTCAACGACGGGGACACGGTGTTCACCCTGGCGACGGGCGCCCGGCCGCTCCCGCCCGAGGCCGGTCCCCTCGCGCTGAACGAACTCCTCGCGGCGGGCGCGGACTTGGTGACCCGGGCGATCGTACGGGCGGTGCGGGCGGCGGAGTCGGTGGACGGGCCGGGCGGAGTGTGGCCGTCGTACGGGGAGTTGTACGGGAGGGGTTGA
- the pfkB gene encoding 1-phosphofructokinase has translation MILTVTPNPSLDRTYEVPSLDRGEVIRATGERMDPGGKGVNVSRAVAAAGRRTVAVLPLGGAPGALVADLLDAQGIEVARVTVAGATRSNIALAEADGVLTKINAPGPELSAAEEELLLETVRAQSADASWIACCGSLPRGLAPSWYAALVARAHAAGTRIALDTSGPALLAALRERPDVVKPNAEELAEAVGRPLATVGDAVKAAEELREMGAGAVLASLGADGQLLVDASGAWFGSARVDVVRSNVGAGDSSLAGFLIAGGNGPEALASAVAHGAAAVQLPGSVMPTPAHLDPAAVTVTAEVPADRMLTEPVS, from the coding sequence ATGATCCTCACCGTCACCCCCAACCCGTCGCTCGACCGCACGTACGAGGTCCCCTCCCTCGACCGCGGCGAGGTCATCCGGGCCACCGGCGAACGCATGGACCCGGGCGGCAAGGGCGTCAACGTCTCCCGCGCGGTCGCCGCCGCCGGGCGCCGCACCGTGGCCGTACTACCGCTGGGCGGCGCACCGGGCGCACTGGTCGCCGACCTGCTCGACGCGCAGGGCATCGAGGTCGCCCGGGTGACGGTGGCCGGGGCGACCCGCTCCAACATCGCCCTCGCCGAGGCCGACGGCGTCCTGACGAAGATCAACGCGCCCGGCCCGGAGCTGTCGGCCGCCGAGGAGGAACTCCTCCTGGAGACCGTCCGCGCCCAGTCCGCCGACGCCTCCTGGATCGCCTGCTGCGGCAGCCTCCCGCGCGGCCTCGCCCCGTCCTGGTACGCCGCACTCGTCGCCCGCGCCCACGCGGCCGGCACCCGCATCGCGCTCGACACCTCCGGCCCCGCCCTGCTGGCCGCGCTCCGCGAACGCCCCGACGTCGTCAAGCCGAACGCCGAGGAACTCGCGGAGGCCGTGGGCCGCCCGCTCGCCACCGTCGGCGACGCCGTCAAGGCCGCGGAGGAACTCCGCGAGATGGGCGCCGGCGCGGTCCTGGCCAGCCTCGGCGCCGACGGGCAACTCCTCGTCGACGCCTCGGGCGCCTGGTTCGGCAGCGCCCGCGTCGACGTCGTCCGCAGCAACGTCGGCGCCGGCGACTCCTCCCTCGCCGGCTTCCTGATCGCCGGCGGCAACGGCCCCGAAGCCCTCGCCTCAGCCGTCGCCCACGGCGCCGCCGCCGTACAACTCCCCGGCAGCGTCATGCCGACCCCGGCCCACCTGGACCCGGCCGCGGTGACGGTGACAGCGGAGGTACCGGCGGACCGGATGCTCACGGAGCCGGTGTCATGA
- a CDS encoding PTS fructose transporter subunit IIABC: MSEMITADLVDLDLSADTKEAAARALAERMVTKGRVTDLDGFLADVAAREAQMPTGLDGGIGIPHCRSEHVTEPTLAFGRSAAGIDFGAPDGPADLIFLIAAPAGADDAHLTILSSLARQLMNTEFTDALRAVDDAARAAALIRGDEDAQPTGSPESPESTEDSAAAPVGTASTGAAAGSTDKPAAAAPAPTAPAAEARPFRIVAVTSCPTGIAHTYMAAESLENAGRDAGDVEIVVETQGSAGFTRLDPAVIAAADGVIFAHDVPVREKDRFAGKPTVDVGVKAGISRPAELITDVRAKAERGEVTAAARPGTPVDRAGEPGEGYGTKLRKWLMSGVSYMVPFVAAGGLLIALGFAIGGWEITEAKPVTEHFDWLQVDSWAALLLQIGQVAFGFLIPVLAGYIAYGMADRPGLVPGFVGGMIAFNINAGFLGGLAAGLIAGAVVLGIQRIKIPPVLRGIMPVVVIPLISSLIVGFLMLVVIGKPIAEAQKGMTDWLSGLSGSNAILLGVLLGLMMCFDLGGPVNKVAYAFATAGIAVQDPSDSAMKIMAAVMAAGMVPPLGMALATTIRKKLFTSAERENGKAAWVLGASFISEGAIPFAAADPLRVIPASMAGGAVTGALAMAFGSTLRAPHGGIWVTPLIGQPFLYLLAIAVGTAITAGLVIVLKGMRKTQPGTAPESAPATAKTETKEPVAA, encoded by the coding sequence ATGAGCGAGATGATCACCGCGGACCTGGTCGACCTCGACCTGTCCGCCGATACGAAGGAAGCGGCGGCGCGTGCCCTCGCCGAGCGCATGGTGACGAAGGGCCGGGTCACCGACCTGGACGGCTTCCTCGCCGACGTGGCCGCCCGTGAGGCGCAGATGCCGACCGGCCTCGACGGCGGCATCGGCATCCCGCACTGCCGCAGCGAGCACGTCACCGAGCCGACCCTCGCCTTCGGCCGCAGCGCGGCCGGCATCGACTTCGGCGCGCCGGACGGTCCCGCCGACCTGATCTTCCTGATCGCCGCCCCGGCGGGCGCCGACGACGCCCACCTCACGATCCTGTCCTCCCTCGCCCGCCAGCTGATGAACACCGAGTTCACCGACGCGCTCCGCGCCGTGGACGACGCGGCCCGCGCCGCCGCACTCATCCGGGGCGACGAGGACGCACAGCCCACAGGGAGCCCCGAAAGCCCCGAGAGCACCGAAGACTCCGCGGCGGCACCGGTCGGAACGGCCTCCACCGGTGCCGCCGCGGGCAGCACGGACAAGCCCGCCGCCGCGGCCCCCGCCCCGACGGCACCCGCCGCCGAGGCCCGCCCCTTCCGTATCGTCGCCGTCACCTCCTGCCCCACCGGCATCGCGCACACCTACATGGCCGCCGAGTCGCTGGAGAACGCGGGCCGCGACGCCGGTGACGTCGAGATCGTCGTCGAGACGCAGGGCTCCGCCGGCTTCACCCGCCTCGACCCGGCCGTCATCGCCGCCGCCGACGGCGTGATCTTCGCCCACGACGTGCCCGTACGGGAGAAGGACCGGTTCGCTGGAAAGCCCACCGTCGACGTCGGCGTGAAGGCGGGCATCAGCCGCCCCGCCGAACTGATCACCGACGTCCGCGCCAAGGCCGAGCGCGGCGAGGTCACGGCCGCCGCCCGCCCCGGCACCCCCGTCGACCGCGCGGGCGAGCCCGGCGAGGGCTACGGCACCAAGCTGCGCAAGTGGCTGATGTCCGGCGTGAGTTACATGGTCCCCTTCGTCGCGGCGGGCGGTCTGCTCATCGCCCTCGGCTTCGCCATCGGCGGCTGGGAGATCACCGAGGCCAAGCCGGTCACCGAACACTTCGACTGGCTCCAGGTCGACAGTTGGGCGGCCCTGCTGCTCCAGATCGGTCAAGTCGCCTTCGGCTTCCTGATCCCGGTCCTCGCCGGTTACATCGCGTACGGCATGGCGGACCGTCCAGGTCTCGTGCCGGGCTTCGTCGGAGGCATGATCGCCTTCAACATCAACGCCGGTTTCCTCGGCGGTCTGGCCGCCGGTCTGATCGCCGGCGCGGTCGTCCTCGGAATCCAGCGGATCAAGATCCCGCCGGTGCTGCGCGGCATCATGCCGGTGGTCGTGATCCCGCTGATCTCCTCGCTGATCGTCGGCTTCCTGATGCTGGTGGTGATCGGCAAGCCCATCGCCGAAGCACAGAAGGGCATGACCGACTGGCTGAGCGGCCTCTCCGGCTCCAACGCGATCCTCCTCGGCGTCCTCCTCGGCCTGATGATGTGCTTCGACCTCGGCGGCCCGGTCAACAAGGTCGCGTACGCCTTCGCCACCGCCGGTATCGCCGTACAGGACCCCAGCGACTCCGCGATGAAGATCATGGCGGCGGTCATGGCGGCCGGCATGGTCCCGCCGCTCGGCATGGCCCTCGCCACCACGATCCGCAAGAAGCTGTTCACCAGCGCCGAACGCGAGAACGGCAAGGCGGCCTGGGTCCTCGGCGCCTCCTTCATCTCCGAGGGCGCGATCCCCTTCGCCGCCGCCGACCCGCTGCGCGTGATCCCCGCCTCCATGGCGGGCGGCGCGGTCACCGGTGCGCTCGCCATGGCCTTCGGCTCCACCCTGCGCGCCCCGCACGGCGGCATCTGGGTCACCCCGCTGATCGGCCAGCCCTTCCTCTACCTGCTGGCCATCGCCGTCGGCACGGCGATCACGGCCGGCCTGGTCATCGTCCTGAAGGGCATGCGCAAGACCCAGCCGGGCACGGCACCCGAATCCGCCCCCGCCACCGCCAAGACGGAGACCAAGGAGCCGGTCGCGGCCTGA
- a CDS encoding DeoR/GlpR family DNA-binding transcription regulator, which yields MYAPERQQEILRLARDGGRVDVVSLAEEFQVTAETIRRDLKALDRAGLVQRVHGGAIPAGRLDFEPDLAEREGTAADEKDRIAQAALAELPSDGTIVLDAGTTVARLAAAIPLEAALTAVTHSLPIAARLADHPGIQLHLVGGRVRHRTRAAVDAWALRAYGEIRADVLFVAANGFSVEHGLTTPDLAEAAVKRAAVAAARRVVLLADSTKHGQEHFARFGDLSDVDLLITDTGLSPEDALAIERKGTEVLRVPGTEPLSGSATDRTNGRKDRS from the coding sequence ATGTACGCACCGGAGCGGCAGCAGGAGATCCTTCGGCTCGCCCGTGACGGCGGCCGGGTGGACGTCGTGTCGCTGGCCGAGGAGTTCCAGGTCACGGCGGAGACGATCCGACGCGATTTGAAGGCCCTCGACCGCGCCGGCCTCGTCCAGCGGGTGCACGGCGGCGCCATCCCCGCCGGCCGACTGGACTTCGAGCCCGACCTCGCCGAACGCGAGGGCACCGCGGCCGACGAGAAGGACCGTATCGCGCAGGCCGCCCTCGCCGAACTGCCGAGCGACGGCACGATCGTCCTCGACGCCGGCACGACCGTCGCACGCCTCGCCGCCGCCATCCCGCTGGAGGCCGCGCTCACCGCGGTCACGCACAGCCTCCCGATCGCGGCCCGCCTCGCCGACCACCCCGGCATCCAGCTCCACCTCGTCGGCGGCCGAGTCCGCCACCGCACGCGCGCCGCCGTGGACGCCTGGGCACTGCGGGCCTACGGCGAGATCCGCGCCGACGTCCTCTTCGTGGCGGCCAACGGCTTCTCCGTCGAGCACGGCCTGACCACCCCCGACCTCGCCGAAGCCGCGGTGAAGCGGGCGGCGGTGGCCGCCGCCCGGCGCGTCGTACTGCTCGCCGACTCCACCAAGCACGGCCAGGAGCACTTCGCCCGCTTCGGCGACCTCAGCGATGTGGACCTGCTGATCACCGACACCGGACTGAGCCCCGAAGACGCCCTCGCCATCGAACGCAAGGGCACCGAAGTGCTGCGCGTCCCGGGCACCGAGCCCCTCAGCGGCTCCGCCACGGACCGCACCAACGGCCGGAAAGACCGCTCATGA
- a CDS encoding DUF6227 family protein — protein MSVPYETAAYEPPESPESPEEHLARLLGRALNSFELPDETIRQLDCALAHDSSLHSAHYSSGLHRATYRHTWLLADGSAVTLWELVHNTVPGSDTQHEVYTDDEELRAATARLPLPPDAPDFELPTMVELAAFPEPRHEYVPDDSADHARRLLRRAENPDPPGDELATLLLRTAFAHEITQAFGRPRRPARRGRPGLSFSLYEHAFLLTDGQEISLWEVEHTATPDGRHMCEVYSTEDAARDAMERRAGMLG, from the coding sequence TTGAGCGTTCCGTACGAGACGGCAGCGTACGAGCCACCCGAGTCGCCCGAGTCTCCTGAGGAGCACCTCGCGCGACTCCTCGGCCGCGCCCTGAACTCCTTCGAGCTGCCCGACGAGACCATACGGCAGCTCGACTGCGCTCTCGCGCACGACAGCTCGCTGCACTCCGCGCACTACAGTTCGGGGCTGCACCGGGCGACGTATCGGCACACGTGGCTGCTCGCCGACGGCTCCGCCGTCACCCTGTGGGAGCTGGTGCACAACACGGTGCCCGGCAGTGACACCCAGCACGAGGTGTACACGGACGACGAGGAGCTGCGGGCCGCCACCGCGCGGCTGCCGCTGCCGCCGGACGCCCCCGACTTCGAGTTGCCCACGATGGTGGAGCTGGCGGCGTTCCCGGAGCCGCGCCACGAGTATGTGCCGGACGACTCGGCGGACCACGCCCGGCGGCTGTTGCGGCGCGCGGAGAACCCGGACCCTCCCGGGGACGAGCTGGCCACGCTGCTGCTGCGGACCGCGTTCGCGCACGAGATCACCCAGGCCTTCGGCCGCCCGCGCCGCCCCGCTCGGCGGGGTCGGCCCGGGTTGAGTTTCTCGCTCTACGAGCACGCGTTCCTGCTCACCGACGGGCAGGAGATCTCTCTCTGGGAGGTCGAGCACACGGCCACGCCGGACGGACGCCATATGTGCGAGGTGTACTCGACGGAGGACGCGGCCCGGGACGCGATGGAGCGGCGGGCGGGGATGCTCGGCTGA